The Ptychodera flava strain L36383 chromosome 3, AS_Pfla_20210202, whole genome shotgun sequence region ctactactactactactactaaaaTACTTTGTTAGGCTTTCAGAAAAGGAGCATGAATATCCTTAAACATAGCAAACACGTCAGAATTAATGCGATAATTTCCTCTCGTTTAATGAGACACACTGTAAAAAGACAATACTAAAAGTGGTGGGCATTTTGATTCTTTCGGTACAACAAGAAAGTTAAATGTGGTTTACGAGGTGCTGTTCATGAAAGTTTCTGTGAGGACCTAACAAATAATATctggtttttttatttttttgaatgaATAGTTAATGGTACTGCAGACGATATAGGCATTATCTTTGGAAGTGAATCTCCTGAAATTGACTCATCCGTATGGGTTGATGGTGTATATCTCGAAGTTAATGACGTCACATATTTCGGTTGGACGCTTAATGTAAGTGACTTTAAACACGTGGTtggtgaatatatatatatatatatatatatatatatatatatatatatatatatatatatatatatatatatatatatatataatatacgaGATTGTGTCGAATTTAGGTAACGTAGCAGAAGATTGACGAACAAgcgcctatatatatatatatatatatatatatatatatatatatatatatatatatatatatatatatatatatatatatatatatatatatatatatatattgcttgtTTGGTCAAACTGATTTCCCTTATGTGAAATGGACAATCTTATTCACTGCAGCTTAGTACGGTGTTAACATCTTACGACCGTGTTAGATATTTGCAGCAGAAAACCTCTATTTTGgttttaacaataacaataattgaTAAttctttattaaaattaatatctcatttcaaagtggTGTAAAAAGTAATTTTGCATTATATTCCTGTTCTCAAATGGCAAATgtcgaaagactgacattcaaaaaacctaaaaaacaattgaaatcgtgataagcaaaattgaaatgactcacACTCCAAATGTAAGGACTTTCTTTTCAagcaaaagttttattttgttatATCGTATTAAAGTATAAAACGCGAAATGTCACAGAATTTCACTCCGTCAAAGTGGAGTTAATTttacttgaaacttgaaatacATAAAGTTGCACTTCCATCTCAACTTACTTACAACTTATCGTCATGCTTGAAGGTGAAGCCGCCAAAATTTTAATCTAATTTTGATTCGAATTTTAATTCTGAGCAATACTAGTATACTTTATGTTATTTGGAAAACCGTCTGATTAAACTTGCTTATGAACGCCTATCGGTTTACTTGCATTGCAGATATCACACATGTTCCACGCCGTCATCATACACTTCAATGTTTCCAAAGTGATCTATGGAAACACAACGGCGTACATTTTCAATGAGGTCGTTGAGTACTCCACCAACTACCGCGGCTATCTGTTTGGTTTTGACGTCCAGTTCAGTGGGGAGCATACAAGCATTTTCATCCCTGAGCACGACATCGTGGAGGCTGGAGGGTACTACTTAACTTTCGCGATCCCGCAGAGTAAGTTATAGCTGTCATTATCATTTGATTTGTGTGTGCACCATCCCTCTGGCCATGTGCGGATGGACGGcggtgtgtatgtgtatgtttcTGTTCACACATGGACGTTGAAAATGTGCACCTGCTTTTATGCCTGAGAATGCcgggtgaaaaaaaattatgtttaaccTTTTTGTTGAGGTCACTCATTGATGACATGACCACGTTTATTTGAAGAGTCAACCTTAAAGTCATATATTTATTTCAGGGAATGATCTCAAAATCTCTATGATTGTCCGCCACACCAAGTGTGGGTATATGAATGAGGTGTCTGGTACATGGAATAGTGACGGTTGCAAGGTAAAAATCCAAAGTATTTAAACCTAAATTTAGACAGTAGTCTCTTAGGACCCGTTTGAACACAGTTGCAATAAATTCTTTTGAATATTGTCGAGTTTGCCATCGAAGGCTAAAACACTGTGTTAGTATTGCGTTCATTGCAGACAACCCATTTTTGCCTTTTTCCACCCTAAGGTATCACCAGCTTCGAACATTACCTCAACCACGTGTCTCTGTAATCACCTGACGTCATTCACTGCATTGCCACCACTGTCACCGAACACTGAATGCAGTCACACACGTGTTGGCACTCAGTGAACAAAAATGAAGGGATGAAGATACACTCAATGTAGAAAGCTTCTAGTTGGACTGCTGCTCGAGTGATGCCATTATAAAGTTTGCAGAGTAAATGGAATTTTAGATTGTACTATCtatgtaaaaatcaaaaatgtgttttcctgaagaggcattttgaattaGAAAAATCAGCAAACCTTAGGGGTAATACATATAATGTTATTGATTTAGAGTCACAGCTGAACAAGAATGGTTCACTTCATGAGCAGATAGATTTTATTCAGATGTTGTAATATCGTTTATTTTAAATGTGATATGGATCTATATAAAAAATTGTGCTTTAGTGAATAGATTTTGTAAGAATTTATGAGGCTTTACGACATACATTTAATTTCGAAGTCGCGATGTACAAATAGCCACTGAGAGTAAACGTTGCTAACCAGGATGTTAACTCGGCATATAGGCCaataacacgatttgaactaatttgagatTATTGGATGTTCAAGTTTCTCAAAAGTGCTAAGTGCTGTATAGCTGAATgatgcgatattacaaattactc contains the following coding sequences:
- the LOC139129220 gene encoding polycystin-1-like protein 3, which produces MFHAVIIHFNVSKVIYGNTTAYIFNEVVEYSTNYRGYLFGFDVQFSGEHTSIFIPEHDIVEAGGYYLTFAIPQRNDLKISMIVRHTKCGYMNEVSGTWNSDGCKVSPASNITSTTCLCNHLTSFTALPPLSPNTECSHTRVGTQ